TTTGAAACGTCGAAGAAATTTGGTTGTGTCGTTGCTGGCTCATTGATTATCGAGGAAAACAGTAAATATTATAATCGTTTTGTATGGATGTCTCCTGATGGAAGTTTTGTGCATTACGATAAGCGTCACTTGTTCACCATGGCAGGAGAGGACAAAATATTTACTCCAGGAGAATCAAGAATAATCTTTCAGCTGAAAGGCTGGAAATTATGTCCAATGATATGTTATGACCTCAGGTTCCCAACCTGGTCTAGAAATCAAAATGGAGCATATGATTTAATGGTATATACTGCTAGCTGGCCTGATAAGAGATCAGCACATTGGAGAGCATTGATCCCAGCGCGAGCAATCGAAAATCAAGCCTTTGTCATCGGTGTCAACCGCGTAGGACATGATGGAAAAGAAGTATATTACTCAGGAGGGTCAATGTGCATATCACCGAATGGGGATGTAGTGTACTATAAGCCTGAAGATGAAGATTTATATACTTTTACTCTAAATCCTAAAGATCTAGAAGAGAATAGAGAACAATTCCCATTCTTAAAAGATCAAGATCCATTTAAATTTCTTTAAAAATTAATCTTTATACGGACGTTCAAGAACGGCTTGTTGAATGATTGCTTTTCGAAGGTCAAAATGCTGTGCATCAAGCTCTTCTATCTGAATCTTTTTAGTTGGAGTTCTTTGTTTTTCTTGTTGGATACGTCTTTCAGCTTCAAGCCTTTTTTGTTCAATTTTCCGCTGCCTAGCAATTTCAACTTCATCAAATTCTGGATAATCATTAAATGATTCCGCCTTTTTCTGAGTTAAAAGAGATGGTTTAGAGCTAGTCTTGACAGGTTGGGGAATAGGAACCTGAGGAACTGGCGCTTGATGAGGATTTTTGTTCTGAAGCTCTCTTTTGATTTGCTCCAACCTTTTCTTTGCCTTCTCCTGTTCTTCTATGTAGCCTTTATAGATTTTGTAAATCGCTCCAACTACGATAATAAGGATGATGAGGTTCTCCATATCAATAAAAATAGCTAAATTTTTCCTTCAATTTCTTATACTGCAATAAAATAATTTGCAAATACAGTAATTTATCATTTAATTGCATCAACAACTTATTTACCATATTAATTAACCTTACATGATGACAAGTGAAACTAACTATGCTAGTGAGTTCTATTCTTTCTTAACGGGGAGAGTTTCCACGGCAATTGGCAGACGATTGCAGCGAAACTTTAAGGAGAGTGGCATTCCAATTACAGCAGAACAATGGAGTGTTTTATATTTCCTTTGGGAGACCGAAGGATTAAGCCAACAAGACATCGCCAAATTGACCTTCCGGGATAAGCCGAGTGTGTCAAGATTGATTTCAAACCTCGAAAAACAAAAGATTTTAGTGCGCGTTTGCAGTTCCGGAGATAAACGGGCAAACCAGATCTATTTAACAGCCCAAGGCCATAAGATCAAAGATAAGTGCATGCAACAAGCAGAAAAAACTATCTCTGAAGCGCTCGAGGGTGTTGATAGAAGCTCTATGCAACAAGCTCAGCAGCTTTTAGAGATAGTTTTTAATAACTTAAAATAGGTACCGTTAATCAAAAACCTCCGGAGCAAAGTCACTACGGTTGTTAACCAACTTTCCTGTATTTTTAAAGTAAATGTCTTGGAAGCTTAGGGTATTCTGGCTGTCCACTTTACGGAAGAATTTGTCAGCATTGACTTCTTCCAAGCTATTGAATCCACAAGCTTCCATGATTTCTACAGTAGCACGTAAAGTGTTACGGTGGAATTGTGCTACGCGGACGTATTTGTCGTCTACATTAAGACCTTTATAGAGGTGTGGTTGCTGTGTTGCAACACCTACTGGACATACGTCTTCATTACATTTTAATGCTTGAATACAGCCTAATGCGAACATCATACCGCGAGCACTGTAGCATGCATCAGCACCTAATGCGATTACTTTCAAGATATCAAATCCAGTAACGATTCTACTCGAGACAATAATCTTAATATGTTTTTTAAGACCGAAATTTATTAATGTCGTAGTTACAAATGCTAAGGCATCATATAATGGCATACCTAAGTTGTCTGTAAATTCAAGAGGTGCAGCTCCCGTTCCGCCTTCAGAACCATCTATCGAAATAAAGTCAGGCATAATCTGCGTTTCTTGCATCGCTTGACAGATCTCAATAAATTCTTGTTTATCTCCAATACAAAGCTTAAACCCTACAGGTTTATAATCCGATAATTCACGCAATTGTTGGATAAAATGCATCATCTCAACCGGTGTTTTAAATGAACTATGCGCAGGGGGAGACATAACGTCTGTTCCAGGAACTACGTGACGAATGGCAGCTACCTCAGGAGTATTCTTTGCTGCAGGAAGGATACCACCATGTCCAGGTTTTGCTCCTTGAGACAATTTCAACTCAATCATCTTAACATAAGGACGAGTTGATTTCTCACGGAATAAATTAGGCTCAAAATAACCGTGCTCATCCCTACATCCGAAATAACCTGTACCTACTTGCCATATCAAATCTCCACCATTGATATGATATTGTGAAATACCACCTTCCCCTGTGTTGTGAGCGAAGTTCTGCAAGGCAGCACCTTTGTTCAAGGCTGTAATTGCAGTACGACTCAACGCACCATAGGACATTGCGGAGATGTTGAATACACTTAAACTATACGGCTGTTTACAGGCGCTATTTCCGACCGTAGTGCGTAGGTTGTGATCTTCAATGTGAACAGGGAAAATACTATGAGCAGCCCACTCATTTCCTACCGCTTGCGGATCACTCTGCATACCGAAAGCAACAGTCTCACGTTGATTTTTTGCACGTTGGTAAACAATAGATCGTTGACGTCTATTGAATGGTCTACCGTCCGTGTCAGACTCCCAAAAATATTGCCTTAATTCAGGACGAATAGATTCTAAAAAGTAACGGAAATATCCAACTAATGGGTAGTTTCTCAATATCGCATGTTTCGTCTGAAAACTGTGATACAATGCGATAATTAAAAGAGGAAATGGTATAATAAGCAACCAGAACCAGCTTGGTGTGAAGATAATACCAAAAGAGATTATTATTAAATTGATAACAATAATGATCCCTAGGATGAGTTTTCTTACCTGCATGATGTAATTATTATGCTAAACTTATATTTTTAATATTTACCACAGTCTAGGTTCCGCTATAAATGTGCCATAAATAGGGCAGGAACCAACTAACCGGTTATTTGCATGCAAAATTAGTAAGTTCAGTGGGTATAAAGAAAAAATAAACAGCTAGATGAAAGAATTGCTGAATTCCTAATTTTCTGATTTATTCTCTCTTGTTTTGATAATAAGGTCTGATATTTTTTGGTAAATAAGTTGCCAATCAGGATGGGAACTAATAAAGTTGAAATGCGTTAACATCGTGTAATTGTCATTTCTCAAGGCAGGACCTGTCTGAACATCCTTAGGTATATGAATTTGTACCTTTTCTGCCGTCTCAAGAATGATTGGACGAATCATATCAAAAGATAATTCATGCTCCGCCAATAAATCATAAGAAATCTGAAATAAAGCATTACTGAAGTTATTCGCAAAAACAGCAGAAATATGAAGAGCTAACCTTTGTTTGGTGTTACATCTGAAAACATAATCAGAAACTTGGCCCGCCAATCCAAGCAAAAAATCATAGTTTAATTCTGTGTTTGTCTCAATTCCAAAAGGAGTATGGCTGAGATCTAGATCTTTGTCCTTGGAGAAACTCTGAACAGGGTAAATAACGCCATGTTGATTAAAATCTTTAAGAACTGAGATGTCAGTTGCACCTGAACAATGAGCTACTATACCTTTTAGATTTTTAGGAATAGCATCTGCAACATGGCTAATTGCAGAATCTGTAACTGCTACTAGGTATAGATCGGAATCTAAGTCAATTTGATTTAGATTGTCAATCGCTTCACTATCTAAAACATTAGCCAATGCAGATGCATTGGCTAATGTTTTGCTATATACTTGCAAGATTTGATGTCCAGCATCAGAGAAAGCCTTCCCCAAATGGGTAGCAATATTTCCGCTGCCTATCAGGACGATCTTCATTATGCAGCTTGTTTTGATTCCTTTAATTTATTGTCTTTTACCCGACGATAGATTGCCATACAGAAACCAATCGTCATTACAATTGTACCACACCAGAAGAAATTGATGTATGGGAATTTAATCGCTTTAAAAACTACCCATTTCTTCTCAGGAAGAGGTTTTTGGTAAGACATCAGTTCTAACTTATTCTTCTCAGGCATAATTTTCGTAAACCTGAATCTCAAACCTTGATCAGGAACATCTTTGTAAAAATCAAATGTATTACCACCCTTGATCAAAAATATAGGTTCTACAGGATATTCTTTTCCATCTGCTGATACAACCTTGATCTTTAAACCTACCAAGATATCATCTTCAGCTTTTGGCATATTCTCAAGTTTTGCATCTTTATTGATGCCTTCAATAACATAATATCCGTTTCTATAGCGTAATGTATCCCCAACATTGACTTCATAGGTTGCTGGTTCTTCATATTCCTCAAATCCGGCACTTTCACCTTCACCTTCTGCCTGAGCTGGTTTCTGAGAATCAGATGCCGCAGCAGTAATCAAGGTGTAAATATCGTGTGTGATAAAATGCTTGGTACCCGGAGTTCCGATCAAACCACCCATTTGAGGGTTGTTCTGAGCAAATGGCTTTAGAATAAATGATTTCTTTACATTGCCAGTTTCCTCATCGACTTCTTCGTATTTGATTTTGTAATATACATTCGGTCGGGCAACAGAATCTCCAACATAGGTAATTCTATATTTACCCATATTTACGGGCTCACCTTCTGTCAAGAATAAGTTGTCACCAGGTTTCTCAACTTGGTCAAATCCTGCTACTGCTATATAATTACTGCTATTTACCGAAATTACTTCATTGGTAGCAGCTGCAATTAAAGCTCCGATAAGGAGTAGACCAAAACCTATATGTGATACCGCGGAACCTGCCAAACGCCATTTTCCTTTGAATGAATCCCCTAAAATCCTCAAGTTGGCCAAAATACAGAAGATAGAGGCAAACGTCAGGAGGATATACATGATATTGGTGTAGATATGGGTAAAGTACACCACTAAGCCCGAAATGATTAAAGCAAATATAAAAGACGCTAATGTAGCAGCCCAGAATTTCTTGCTGTCCGAACGTTTGTATTTTAAGAACTGTGTAAAAGCAGTTAATAACATAACTACAACTGCAAATGCTCCCTGCCACTTGTTGTAATGTGGAATAGGGTCAATTGGAGGTGCTACTTTTGTGCCAAACAATGCATTGAAAACCGGAATGGAAGTTGTAGCGATCATTTGGACACAGGCAACAGTCAATACTAATGCGCCGATGAATAACCAAAATTCGCGGGAATAGATCTCTTCTTCCTTCTTTGTGCTTGGCATATCTTTTCTTCTCACAACCAATAAAACAATCATGATGATCAAGAAAGCCACATTGAAGAAGATCAACTGTCCTGACATTCCCAAACTGGTAAAGGAGTGAACCGAAGTCTCGCCAAGGATACCGCTACGAGTTAAATACGATGCGTAGATAACCAAAACGAAACTAATCATCGCCAATAAAACCGCGGTAAAATAGGCGTGTCCAGTGTTCTTATAAGCTACCATAACGTGAACGGCAGCAATTAGGGTTAACCAAGGTATGATAGAAACGTTTTCTACCGGGTCCCATGCCCAGAATCCTCCAAAGTTAAGAGCTTCATATGCCCAAAAGGATCCCATAATAATACCTGCACCTAAAATCATCACTGCAAATAATGCCCAAGGTAATCCTGGTGTGATCCAATCTTTATAACGCTTTTGCCATAATCCAGCAGCAGCGTATGCGAAAGGAACGATCATAGACGCAAAACCCAAGAAAAGGGTAGGTGGGTGGATAACCATCCAATAGTTCTGCAACAATGGATTTAATCCACGGCCATCTTTGATCATGCTTAGATAATTAGGGTCCTTTAGGATTGGCCAATCCATCGCATCTCTCAATAAGATAAAAGGTGAACTACCAATACGGGAACCAAATATCTCGACACCTAACAGCATTGATGCTAGAAATACCTGACATAGCATGACAAAGGTCATCACAGGGCTTTCCCAGCTCTTGGCTTTGAATAATAAGATAGAGCCTAATACAACCTGCCAAAACATCCATAACCAAAAACTACCTTCCTGACCTTCCCAAAAGGAAGATATAATGTAATGAGTAGGAAGTGTCATCGATGAATGCGCATATGCGTAATGATATACGAAGAGATGGTTGTAGATAATATAAAAAAGCGTGGCACCAATGACAACAATGGAAAGTGCATTCAGCCAGAATCCAATGCGTCCTAATTGTTTCCAAGACTTTTCTTCAGGGTACTGGCTGGCAAAAAAATAGGAAATGAAGGATAATAATGCTGCTCCAAATGAAAGGACAACGAAAAACTGTCCAATTTGACCTGGAAGTAGATTTTCTCCAACGTAATTTACGTCCATAGAATATTGAGGTAAAGATTTTTTAATTTACTGATGCTGTCGCAGGGGCAGAGGATGTCTCAATTACCTCCATCTGATCTTGATTGTATTTTGAAGGACATTTCATCAAAATCTTGCTAGCATGGAAAACATTGCCTTCCATTTTTCCTGTCAATACAATTTGTTCAGAACGTTCGATATCTTGTGGCTTCGACCCATTGAATACCACCTGACATTCCGTGCTGTCGTTGTCAAACATATAAAACGAAAAATGATTGGCATCCTTTACAGGATCATAATGTAAGTCCTTCTGTTTATTCAAAACACCTACAACATACAATTCTGTCTTCTTCTCCTTCGCTTCAGTAAATGTTGAATATGTACTAGAATCGGTATAGATCACAAGTATCATCGCAATAGCTATAGCTATAATTACAATTAAAATGATCGAACTTTTCTTCATTGTGATAAGAATATAATATTAACCAATTGCAAAATTACGAAATACTAGTTCAAGGAATGAATTTAGCAAAGAAAATGACCTATTTAGAATAATTCTAATTAATCCTCGCTGAGTATTGTAAAATATTGATATTTAACTTGTTGAAAAACGAAAGATTTTGGTTTAAGCCTCCGCTTGTTCAGGGTTAAATTTCTCACCAGAGAATTTAGTGACC
The Sphingobacterium daejeonense genome window above contains:
- a CDS encoding Rossmann-like and DUF2520 domain-containing protein, encoding MKIVLIGSGNIATHLGKAFSDAGHQILQVYSKTLANASALANVLDSEAIDNLNQIDLDSDLYLVAVTDSAISHVADAIPKNLKGIVAHCSGATDISVLKDFNQHGVIYPVQSFSKDKDLDLSHTPFGIETNTELNYDFLLGLAGQVSDYVFRCNTKQRLALHISAVFANNFSNALFQISYDLLAEHELSFDMIRPIILETAEKVQIHIPKDVQTGPALRNDNYTMLTHFNFISSHPDWQLIYQKISDLIIKTRENKSEN
- a CDS encoding cytochrome c maturation protein CcmE domain-containing protein, which codes for MKKSSIILIVIIAIAIAMILVIYTDSSTYSTFTEAKEKKTELYVVGVLNKQKDLHYDPVKDANHFSFYMFDNDSTECQVVFNGSKPQDIERSEQIVLTGKMEGNVFHASKILMKCPSKYNQDQMEVIETSSAPATASVN
- a CDS encoding MarR family winged helix-turn-helix transcriptional regulator produces the protein MMTSETNYASEFYSFLTGRVSTAIGRRLQRNFKESGIPITAEQWSVLYFLWETEGLSQQDIAKLTFRDKPSVSRLISNLEKQKILVRVCSSGDKRANQIYLTAQGHKIKDKCMQQAEKTISEALEGVDRSSMQQAQQLLEIVFNNLK
- a CDS encoding heme lyase CcmF/NrfE family subunit; the protein is MDVNYVGENLLPGQIGQFFVVLSFGAALLSFISYFFASQYPEEKSWKQLGRIGFWLNALSIVVIGATLFYIIYNHLFVYHYAYAHSSMTLPTHYIISSFWEGQEGSFWLWMFWQVVLGSILLFKAKSWESPVMTFVMLCQVFLASMLLGVEIFGSRIGSSPFILLRDAMDWPILKDPNYLSMIKDGRGLNPLLQNYWMVIHPPTLFLGFASMIVPFAYAAAGLWQKRYKDWITPGLPWALFAVMILGAGIIMGSFWAYEALNFGGFWAWDPVENVSIIPWLTLIAAVHVMVAYKNTGHAYFTAVLLAMISFVLVIYASYLTRSGILGETSVHSFTSLGMSGQLIFFNVAFLIIMIVLLVVRRKDMPSTKKEEEIYSREFWLFIGALVLTVACVQMIATTSIPVFNALFGTKVAPPIDPIPHYNKWQGAFAVVVMLLTAFTQFLKYKRSDSKKFWAATLASFIFALIISGLVVYFTHIYTNIMYILLTFASIFCILANLRILGDSFKGKWRLAGSAVSHIGFGLLLIGALIAAATNEVISVNSSNYIAVAGFDQVEKPGDNLFLTEGEPVNMGKYRITYVGDSVARPNVYYKIKYEEVDEETGNVKKSFILKPFAQNNPQMGGLIGTPGTKHFITHDIYTLITAAASDSQKPAQAEGEGESAGFEEYEEPATYEVNVGDTLRYRNGYYVIEGINKDAKLENMPKAEDDILVGLKIKVVSADGKEYPVEPIFLIKGGNTFDFYKDVPDQGLRFRFTKIMPEKNKLELMSYQKPLPEKKWVVFKAIKFPYINFFWCGTIVMTIGFCMAIYRRVKDNKLKESKQAA
- a CDS encoding amidohydrolase is translated as MEPLKITIFQAYLFWENVDKNLQNLGLRLSSLREKTDLIILPEMFNTGFTMNVEKCAETMNGKTMHWLFETSKKFGCVVAGSLIIEENSKYYNRFVWMSPDGSFVHYDKRHLFTMAGEDKIFTPGESRIIFQLKGWKLCPMICYDLRFPTWSRNQNGAYDLMVYTASWPDKRSAHWRALIPARAIENQAFVIGVNRVGHDGKEVYYSGGSMCISPNGDVVYYKPEDEDLYTFTLNPKDLEENREQFPFLKDQDPFKFL
- a CDS encoding FMN-binding glutamate synthase family protein; the protein is MRNYPLVGYFRYFLESIRPELRQYFWESDTDGRPFNRRQRSIVYQRAKNQRETVAFGMQSDPQAVGNEWAAHSIFPVHIEDHNLRTTVGNSACKQPYSLSVFNISAMSYGALSRTAITALNKGAALQNFAHNTGEGGISQYHINGGDLIWQVGTGYFGCRDEHGYFEPNLFREKSTRPYVKMIELKLSQGAKPGHGGILPAAKNTPEVAAIRHVVPGTDVMSPPAHSSFKTPVEMMHFIQQLRELSDYKPVGFKLCIGDKQEFIEICQAMQETQIMPDFISIDGSEGGTGAAPLEFTDNLGMPLYDALAFVTTTLINFGLKKHIKIIVSSRIVTGFDILKVIALGADACYSARGMMFALGCIQALKCNEDVCPVGVATQQPHLYKGLNVDDKYVRVAQFHRNTLRATVEIMEACGFNSLEEVNADKFFRKVDSQNTLSFQDIYFKNTGKLVNNRSDFAPEVFD